The Terriglobus tenax genome contains a region encoding:
- a CDS encoding acetamidase/formamidase family protein has translation MKRTFVLLLLSVSALAQQSASTAKERWLLTADFYGSTRYFRLDMDRHDAAHVTGSFSGTALTGSLDGGHLVLHGKDPDGSTTEIDATLTGESLTGKIGGVNPGEPPLSFAFKAEVVKPLAKGTPKTHEFTPTVFYRQFSPFYKPVLTVKPGDTIHTTTVDAGGTDGQNIKRIAGGNPQTGPFYIEGAQPGDTLVVHINRLKLNRDTAGSDDQLVQSALSPGLAIKTRDNNKSIQWKLDLEGMTATPEPVGEHLKELKIPLHPMLGCVAVATSPSSAPPPTGDSGNFGGNLDFNEIAEGATVYLPVMNPGALLYFGDGHALQGDGELNGNALETSMDVTLTVDLIQDKRLNFPRVETEKQVIALGYSGYLDDAFKDATSNMANWLMSDYKLTPSEVAQFLGVAAQYRVTEVADRNSGVALKVEKSVLKNLR, from the coding sequence ATGAAGCGTACCTTTGTCCTTCTTCTACTGAGTGTTTCCGCGCTTGCGCAGCAGTCTGCTTCTACGGCCAAAGAGCGCTGGCTGCTAACGGCTGATTTCTATGGCTCAACGCGCTACTTCCGCCTGGACATGGACCGTCATGATGCGGCGCATGTAACGGGTAGCTTCAGCGGCACAGCGCTGACGGGCTCGCTCGACGGCGGGCACCTGGTGCTGCACGGCAAGGATCCGGACGGCAGCACGACGGAGATTGACGCCACGCTGACGGGCGAGAGCCTGACGGGAAAGATTGGTGGTGTGAATCCCGGGGAGCCGCCGTTGTCCTTCGCCTTCAAGGCAGAGGTGGTGAAGCCGCTGGCGAAGGGCACGCCGAAGACACACGAGTTCACACCGACGGTCTTCTATCGGCAGTTTTCTCCGTTCTATAAGCCGGTGCTGACGGTGAAGCCGGGAGACACCATCCACACGACGACGGTGGATGCCGGCGGAACGGATGGGCAGAACATCAAGCGCATTGCCGGCGGCAATCCGCAGACCGGGCCGTTTTACATTGAGGGAGCGCAGCCGGGCGACACCCTGGTGGTGCATATCAACCGGCTGAAGCTGAACCGCGACACGGCAGGGTCCGACGATCAACTGGTGCAATCGGCCCTGTCGCCGGGGCTGGCCATCAAGACGCGCGATAACAACAAGAGCATCCAGTGGAAGCTGGACCTGGAGGGGATGACGGCGACGCCGGAGCCGGTGGGCGAACACCTGAAGGAGCTGAAGATTCCGCTGCACCCCATGCTGGGCTGCGTGGCGGTGGCAACTTCGCCCAGCTCCGCACCGCCGCCGACGGGTGACTCCGGCAACTTTGGCGGCAACCTGGACTTCAACGAGATTGCCGAGGGCGCAACGGTGTATCTGCCGGTAATGAATCCGGGGGCTTTGCTGTATTTCGGCGATGGGCATGCGTTGCAGGGGGACGGGGAATTGAACGGCAATGCGCTGGAGACTTCGATGGACGTCACGCTGACCGTCGACCTGATCCAGGACAAGCGGCTGAACTTTCCGCGCGTGGAGACGGAGAAACAGGTCATCGCGCTGGGGTACTCAGGCTACCTGGACGATGCCTTCAAGGACGCGACCAGCAACATGGCCAACTGGCTGATGAGCGATTACAAGCTGACGCCGAGCGAGGTGGCCCAGTTTCTGGGTGTGGCAGCGCAGTACCGCGTGACCGAGGTGGCGGACAGGAACTCGGGTGTGGCCCTGAAGGTGGAGAAGTCGGTGTTGAAGAATCTGCGATGA
- a CDS encoding right-handed parallel beta-helix repeat-containing protein: MARVRGEEFYVSPRGADTNPGTKSQPFASLERARDAARAAKHDAPITIWLRGGDYRRTTTFALTSVDSGTAAAPVVYRAMPGEKVRIVGGVPVRKFRKWRGEVVRADLRAQGITNYGDLLSRGMRRPNIASLELFFKGQPMTLARWPNTGWAFTGAATTDKAQNQFAYEGERAARWVKAPDAWVHGYWYYDWADHYERIASIDTSQHLISTAAPNPNYNYRAGQRWRVVNVLEELDEPGEWYLDRAAGSLYFWPPSPIASGVAEVSLLDQPLVSIEGTSYVEFRDLAFELTRADGIVMDQGSHNRIVHCILANIGNTGVVIRGGVASTVEDSEVRATGDGGIDLDGGDRKTLTPAAHLAARNHIHDYARWSRTYTPAINVSGVGNRVLGNTIDHAPHFAIWVHGNDHLIEGNDLHTVAMETADASAYYIGADTTERGNTVRGNYFHNLGLGDINAVYLDDESSGSFVIGNVIRGAARGVKIGGGNDNVVEKNRFVNDDIGIHFDARGMGWQKAYFDGTNPALLNRLKAMPYKEEPWRSRYPQLPNFLNQTPGLPTGTIIRDNECWCRLWIDYRDKLTEKNLLDSSGNQAHPQTAAWNPEWGKGIGLDIDTPQLTRRLTEVSPTQATLTIENQGPSPQTGVFELWIAPGEDGRIVTSPEIPFSLKPGEKTERTITIEHAGPVHLGAYLKGESFVPAGIKMK; this comes from the coding sequence GTGGCACGGGTTCGAGGTGAGGAGTTTTATGTTTCGCCGAGAGGGGCTGACACCAATCCCGGCACGAAGTCTCAGCCCTTTGCATCACTCGAACGCGCACGGGATGCAGCGCGTGCTGCGAAGCATGACGCGCCCATTACTATCTGGCTGCGGGGTGGCGATTACCGCAGAACAACGACCTTTGCGCTGACCTCCGTGGATAGCGGAACCGCGGCGGCGCCCGTGGTCTATCGCGCCATGCCGGGAGAGAAGGTGCGGATTGTCGGCGGCGTGCCGGTCAGGAAATTCAGGAAGTGGCGAGGAGAGGTTGTGCGCGCCGACTTACGTGCACAAGGAATTACCAACTACGGAGACCTTCTCTCTCGCGGCATGCGGCGGCCAAACATTGCGTCACTGGAGCTCTTTTTCAAGGGGCAGCCAATGACGCTGGCACGCTGGCCGAACACTGGCTGGGCCTTCACCGGAGCAGCCACCACGGATAAAGCCCAGAACCAGTTTGCGTATGAGGGCGAACGTGCGGCGCGCTGGGTCAAAGCCCCCGATGCCTGGGTACATGGCTACTGGTATTACGACTGGGCCGATCATTACGAGCGCATCGCCTCCATTGATACCTCGCAACATCTCATCAGCACCGCAGCGCCCAACCCGAACTACAACTACAGGGCAGGGCAGCGCTGGCGGGTGGTGAATGTGCTGGAGGAACTGGACGAACCGGGCGAGTGGTATCTGGATCGCGCTGCAGGGTCGTTGTACTTCTGGCCGCCGTCTCCCATTGCTTCCGGAGTTGCGGAGGTCTCTCTCCTCGATCAACCGTTGGTCAGCATCGAAGGCACGTCCTACGTGGAGTTCCGCGATCTCGCGTTCGAGCTGACGCGCGCCGATGGCATCGTCATGGATCAGGGCAGCCATAACCGCATCGTCCATTGCATTCTCGCCAACATCGGCAACACGGGCGTGGTGATCCGCGGTGGAGTAGCGAGCACCGTGGAAGACTCGGAGGTCCGCGCAACGGGCGATGGAGGCATCGATCTCGATGGTGGAGACCGCAAGACTCTCACGCCTGCCGCGCACCTTGCGGCCCGCAATCATATTCACGACTATGCCCGCTGGTCACGCACCTATACGCCGGCCATCAATGTGTCGGGCGTGGGCAACCGCGTCCTTGGCAATACGATTGATCACGCTCCTCACTTCGCCATCTGGGTGCATGGCAACGACCACCTGATCGAAGGCAACGATCTGCACACCGTCGCTATGGAGACGGCCGATGCCAGCGCCTACTACATCGGCGCGGACACCACCGAGCGCGGTAACACGGTGCGCGGCAATTACTTCCACAACCTCGGCTTGGGAGACATCAACGCCGTCTATCTCGACGACGAATCCAGCGGGTCGTTCGTCATCGGCAATGTGATTCGCGGAGCCGCTCGCGGCGTGAAGATCGGCGGCGGCAACGACAACGTTGTTGAGAAGAACAGGTTCGTGAACGACGACATCGGTATTCACTTTGACGCGCGTGGCATGGGCTGGCAAAAGGCCTACTTTGACGGCACCAACCCGGCACTGCTGAACCGTTTGAAGGCCATGCCGTACAAGGAAGAACCATGGCGCAGCCGCTATCCGCAACTGCCGAACTTCCTGAACCAGACGCCCGGCCTGCCCACAGGCACCATCATTCGCGACAACGAGTGCTGGTGCCGGCTCTGGATTGACTATCGTGACAAGCTGACGGAAAAGAACCTGCTGGACTCGTCCGGCAACCAGGCGCATCCGCAGACGGCCGCGTGGAACCCCGAATGGGGGAAAGGCATCGGCCTCGACATCGACACGCCCCAGTTAACGCGCCGCCTGACGGAGGTAAGTCCGACGCAGGCAACGCTGACCATCGAAAACCAGGGCCCCAGTCCGCAGACCGGAGTATTCGAGCTATGGATCGCGCCGGGAGAGGACGGCAGGATTGTGACATCGCCGGAGATTCCGTTCTCCCTCAAACCAGGCGAAAAGACGGAACGGACGATTACGATTGAGCACGCCGGCCCGGTTCACCTGGGTGCATACCTGAAGGGAGAGAGCTTTGTTCCGGCGGGAATCAAGATGAAATAA
- a CDS encoding acyltransferase family protein yields MKTAHTGRLHGLDTLRAFAVLMVMLYHLTIFGELPLRLLPVTYHGWMGVDLFFVLSGFLIGQQVLRPHVSGQRLQLGDFYARRAFRILPAYLVVLALYAFVPAWRDYPHMAPLWKYLTFTMNFGFTFSQRAFSHAWSLCVEEHFYLLLPVLVMLLTRRPSVRKTAAVLAAVVVGGIALRWWLVLRYPEEIWTKVYYPSYARLDGLTVGVALVVVRLFRPAWWQRMMRHGHALFFAGAVCVGSVVGMFRAMNLGDDTGSAKWGVIVGFPLLALGWGLILASSVSRNGVLSRVKVPGAQTLAALAFALYLTHKPVGHLVMVSFPAMTQPQGPGSWVLYVAACSGAAVVLYFGVERPFLKLRDRVL; encoded by the coding sequence ATGAAAACCGCACACACTGGCAGGCTGCATGGCCTGGATACCCTTCGTGCGTTCGCTGTGCTGATGGTCATGCTGTACCACCTGACCATCTTCGGCGAACTGCCTTTGCGCCTTCTCCCCGTGACCTATCACGGGTGGATGGGCGTTGACCTTTTCTTTGTGCTGAGCGGATTCCTGATCGGCCAGCAGGTACTGCGGCCCCATGTCAGCGGACAGCGATTGCAGCTCGGTGACTTCTACGCGCGGCGGGCGTTTCGCATTCTGCCGGCGTACCTGGTGGTGCTGGCGCTGTATGCCTTTGTGCCGGCGTGGCGCGATTATCCGCACATGGCGCCGCTGTGGAAGTACCTGACCTTCACCATGAACTTCGGCTTCACCTTCAGCCAGCGCGCGTTCTCACATGCGTGGTCGTTATGCGTGGAGGAACACTTCTACCTGCTGCTGCCGGTGCTGGTCATGCTGCTGACGCGCAGGCCGTCGGTGCGGAAGACGGCCGCGGTGCTGGCAGCGGTTGTCGTGGGTGGCATCGCGCTGCGGTGGTGGCTGGTGTTGCGCTATCCGGAGGAGATCTGGACGAAGGTCTACTACCCCAGTTATGCGCGGCTGGACGGTCTAACGGTGGGCGTGGCGCTGGTCGTGGTGCGCCTGTTCCGTCCGGCATGGTGGCAGAGAATGATGCGGCATGGCCATGCGCTGTTTTTTGCTGGAGCAGTCTGCGTGGGCAGCGTGGTGGGCATGTTCCGCGCCATGAACCTGGGAGACGATACGGGCTCGGCGAAGTGGGGCGTGATTGTTGGTTTTCCTTTGCTGGCGCTGGGGTGGGGGCTGATCCTGGCCTCCAGCGTGAGCCGCAACGGCGTGTTGTCACGCGTGAAGGTGCCCGGTGCGCAGACGTTGGCGGCTCTGGCCTTCGCGCTGTACCTGACGCACAAACCGGTGGGCCACCTGGTGATGGTGAGCTTTCCGGCGATGACACAGCCACAGGGGCCGGGATCATGGGTGCTGTATGTGGCTGCGTGTTCCGGGGCGGCGGTGGTGCTGTACTTCGGGGTGGAACGGCCGTTTCTAAAGCTGCGGGACAGGGTGTTGTGA
- a CDS encoding adenosine deaminase family protein, translated as MRSGLVLTAVVCLAMTAAAQTPGELKAARVLAADVKQGPLAAHAFLAKMPKGSDLHVHLSGAVYAETFLKNGAEDGLCINTTAKAFAKKQGSECAKGDVPAESVFKNQALYDAMINSFSMRSFVPSSGWSGHDQFFATFGKFGGLDKKHAGEWVDEVASRAAGQNEQYLEIMHTPDFGPSASLGYKLGWSDDLEALREKLLTGAVRENVKSAIAEIDAVEATRKSVAHCGTPQAAPACTMTVRYIFQVLRAFPPQQVFAQTLLGFELASVDPRVVGINYVQPEDTYMSMSEYDRQMKFLQFLKTKYPKVHLSLHAGELAPGMVAPEGLKFHIREAVEVAGAERIGHGVDVMYETDADTLLKEMAEKHVMVEINLTSNDGILGITGKNHPLANYRAAKVPVSLSTDDEGVSRGNLTQEYTRAAMEQGLTYLELKNMARTGMEHNFLPGEDLWTQPDAWGKPRAVCAGQALGGDRPTAKCTEFLKGSEKAAQQWELERRFRVFEAGVQ; from the coding sequence ATGAGATCAGGACTGGTTTTGACGGCAGTGGTGTGTCTGGCGATGACAGCAGCGGCGCAGACGCCGGGTGAGTTGAAGGCCGCGCGTGTGCTGGCTGCGGATGTGAAGCAGGGGCCGTTGGCGGCGCATGCTTTTCTTGCAAAGATGCCCAAGGGCAGTGACCTGCATGTCCACCTGTCGGGCGCGGTCTACGCCGAGACCTTTCTGAAGAACGGGGCCGAGGACGGCCTGTGCATCAATACGACGGCGAAGGCTTTCGCAAAGAAGCAGGGGAGCGAATGCGCGAAGGGCGATGTCCCGGCCGAGAGCGTCTTCAAGAACCAGGCGCTGTATGACGCCATGATCAATTCCTTCTCCATGCGGTCGTTCGTTCCTTCCTCCGGCTGGAGCGGGCATGACCAGTTCTTTGCCACCTTTGGCAAGTTCGGCGGCCTGGATAAGAAGCATGCTGGCGAGTGGGTGGACGAGGTGGCCAGCCGTGCCGCCGGCCAGAACGAGCAGTACCTTGAGATCATGCACACGCCGGACTTCGGGCCCAGCGCTTCGCTGGGCTACAAGCTGGGCTGGAGCGACGATCTTGAAGCCCTGCGCGAGAAGCTGCTGACCGGGGCCGTGCGCGAGAACGTGAAGAGCGCCATCGCGGAGATTGATGCCGTGGAGGCGACGCGGAAGTCGGTTGCCCATTGCGGAACTCCGCAGGCTGCGCCGGCATGCACCATGACGGTGCGTTACATCTTCCAGGTGCTGCGCGCCTTCCCGCCGCAGCAGGTGTTTGCGCAGACGCTGCTTGGCTTTGAGCTGGCCAGTGTGGACCCGCGTGTGGTGGGCATCAACTATGTGCAGCCCGAGGACACGTACATGTCCATGAGCGAGTACGACCGGCAGATGAAGTTTTTGCAGTTTCTGAAGACGAAGTATCCGAAGGTGCATTTGAGCCTGCATGCGGGCGAACTGGCGCCGGGCATGGTGGCGCCGGAGGGGCTGAAGTTTCACATCCGCGAGGCGGTAGAGGTAGCCGGAGCCGAGCGCATTGGCCACGGAGTGGACGTGATGTATGAGACGGATGCGGACACGCTGTTGAAGGAGATGGCAGAGAAGCACGTCATGGTGGAGATCAACCTGACCAGCAATGACGGCATCCTGGGCATTACGGGGAAGAATCACCCGCTGGCGAACTACCGCGCGGCGAAGGTGCCGGTGTCGCTGTCGACCGATGATGAAGGGGTTTCACGCGGCAACCTGACGCAGGAGTACACCCGCGCGGCGATGGAGCAGGGACTTACCTACCTGGAGCTCAAGAACATGGCGCGCACCGGCATGGAGCATAACTTTCTGCCAGGTGAAGACCTGTGGACGCAACCCGATGCGTGGGGCAAGCCGCGAGCGGTGTGCGCGGGGCAGGCACTTGGCGGTGACAGGCCAACAGCCAAGTGCACGGAGTTTCTGAAGGGAAGCGAAAAGGCGGCACAGCAGTGGGAGCTGGAACGCCGCTTCCGGGTGTTTGAGGCGGGTGTGCAATGA
- the trhO gene encoding oxygen-dependent tRNA uridine(34) hydroxylase TrhO — protein MTYTIAALYRFVEVPDPEALAAEIRALFTGGDLRGTLLVAPEGVNGTLAGSAETIDRLLTALEEKVGLERSEVKFSASEEEPFQRLKIKVKKEIITFRTARVDPNRPGTYVQPEDWNALIAQEDVLVLDTRNSYETEIGTFAGAVLPETANFSEFATYVRENLDPAKHRRVAMFCTGGIRCEKASAFMLQEGFPEVYHLRGGILKYLEQVPEDESTWQGECYIFDKRVAVRSKDLVKT, from the coding sequence GTGACCTACACGATTGCAGCGCTGTACCGGTTTGTTGAAGTGCCCGATCCCGAGGCCCTGGCGGCGGAGATCCGCGCCCTGTTTACGGGCGGCGATCTGCGCGGAACCCTGCTGGTGGCGCCGGAGGGTGTGAACGGCACGCTGGCCGGCAGCGCGGAGACGATTGACCGGCTGCTGACCGCTCTGGAAGAAAAGGTGGGGCTGGAGCGGAGCGAGGTGAAGTTCTCCGCTTCGGAGGAAGAGCCGTTCCAGCGGCTGAAGATCAAGGTAAAGAAGGAGATCATCACCTTCCGCACCGCCAGGGTCGATCCCAACCGTCCTGGCACCTATGTGCAGCCCGAGGACTGGAACGCGTTGATTGCACAGGAAGACGTGCTGGTGCTGGACACGCGCAACAGCTACGAGACCGAGATTGGCACCTTTGCCGGTGCGGTGTTGCCGGAGACGGCGAACTTCTCAGAGTTTGCCACCTATGTGCGCGAAAACCTGGACCCGGCGAAGCATCGCAGGGTAGCCATGTTCTGCACCGGCGGCATCCGCTGTGAGAAGGCCTCGGCCTTCATGCTGCAGGAGGGCTTCCCGGAGGTGTACCACCTGCGCGGCGGCATTCTGAAGTACCTGGAGCAGGTTCCGGAAGACGAGAGTACCTGGCAGGGCGAGTGCTACATCTTCGACAAGCGTGTGGCTGTCCGCTCCAAGGACCTTGTTAAGACCTGA
- a CDS encoding methyl-accepting chemotaxis protein yields MKNLTIKQKLLAASGALTLIAMVLCGTFIYRLQSMSQTVRSLGVDYARKSYFAGVADASGSEMVAAQRGMLAQAALGNWDLLAQRQTQFGEQKSALLNSVAEIRKIGVAPAGEQLLKEQEDAVNRMEPVFQRYADALNHHDVRLAEQINLKELMPLIQKVDDMSTGLLDHQREVMSQANDRAQESISVSRQIVYYMLVLSLLASAACVWIVLMLEKVLRRNVHELNQGAEQIASAATQIAGSSQALARDSSEQAAMIEETSASSQEISIMAKQNADSAREAMGVVGGAVQASQESTHAMDECVESMAGIHESSQQIAKIISVIDKISFQTNILALNAAVEAARAGEAGAGFAVVAEEVRNLAQRSAEAARETSTLIKAALANADSGRERIKLLVESGHKMEAAFADIKRLVDQIGSGSSEQVSGVSQISGAISRMEGVTQKSAANAEESAAAAQQLNAQSDAMRLLAAELGTMVGLNEVTSKPKAPGRRNTPTAPRLNKPVSVPMKPALASAGNDGGFVDF; encoded by the coding sequence ATGAAGAATCTCACGATTAAACAAAAGCTGTTGGCAGCGAGTGGGGCGCTGACCCTGATTGCGATGGTTCTGTGCGGGACATTTATCTATCGTCTGCAGTCGATGAGCCAGACGGTGCGGAGCCTGGGTGTGGATTACGCCCGGAAGTCGTATTTTGCGGGAGTTGCGGACGCGAGTGGATCGGAGATGGTGGCTGCGCAGCGTGGCATGCTGGCCCAGGCGGCGCTTGGCAACTGGGATTTGTTGGCGCAGCGGCAGACCCAGTTTGGAGAGCAGAAGTCCGCGTTGTTGAACAGCGTGGCTGAGATCAGAAAGATCGGCGTCGCGCCCGCCGGAGAGCAGCTTCTGAAGGAGCAGGAAGATGCGGTGAACCGTATGGAACCGGTTTTTCAGCGCTATGCGGATGCTCTAAATCACCATGACGTACGCCTGGCCGAGCAGATCAATCTGAAAGAGCTGATGCCGCTGATCCAGAAGGTGGACGATATGAGCACCGGCCTCCTGGATCATCAGCGGGAGGTAATGAGCCAGGCCAATGATCGAGCGCAGGAGTCGATTTCGGTTTCGCGGCAGATTGTCTACTACATGCTGGTGCTATCGTTGCTGGCTTCGGCGGCTTGTGTATGGATTGTGCTGATGCTGGAGAAGGTGCTGCGGCGCAATGTGCATGAGCTGAACCAGGGCGCGGAGCAGATTGCCTCTGCTGCGACGCAGATTGCGGGCAGCAGCCAGGCGCTGGCGCGCGACAGCTCTGAACAGGCCGCGATGATTGAAGAGACCTCGGCATCGTCGCAGGAGATTTCCATCATGGCCAAGCAGAATGCGGACAGCGCCAGGGAAGCCATGGGCGTGGTGGGTGGCGCGGTGCAGGCATCGCAGGAGAGCACTCACGCCATGGATGAGTGCGTGGAGTCGATGGCCGGTATTCACGAGAGCTCGCAGCAGATTGCGAAGATCATCAGCGTGATCGACAAGATCTCGTTTCAGACGAATATCCTCGCGCTGAACGCCGCGGTGGAAGCCGCGCGGGCGGGTGAGGCAGGCGCGGGCTTTGCCGTGGTGGCGGAGGAGGTCCGCAACCTGGCGCAGCGTTCGGCCGAGGCGGCGCGCGAAACCTCCACGCTGATTAAAGCGGCGTTGGCCAATGCAGACAGTGGCCGTGAACGAATCAAACTGCTGGTGGAAAGCGGTCACAAGATGGAGGCCGCGTTTGCCGACATCAAGCGGCTGGTGGACCAGATCGGCAGCGGCAGCTCGGAGCAGGTCTCCGGTGTGTCGCAGATTTCCGGAGCGATTTCGCGCATGGAGGGCGTGACGCAAAAGAGTGCGGCCAATGCGGAGGAGTCGGCCGCGGCGGCACAGCAGTTGAACGCACAGTCGGACGCGATGCGTTTGCTGGCGGCGGAGCTTGGAACGATGGTTGGACTGAACGAGGTCACCAGCAAGCCAAAAGCTCCGGGGCGCAGAAACACTCCCACGGCACCCAGGCTCAATAAGCCGGTATCCGTTCCCATGAAGCCGGCATTGGCTTCGGCAGGAAACGACGGTGGTTTTGTCGACTTCTAG
- a CDS encoding M28 family peptidase, giving the protein MPYCLHIDFPELVLTPKPLLASVLVLTSALSAQTPGPVKDWTPAANAWWSHVQYLADDKLEGRRAGSPGYFKAVEYVESQFQNIGLKPAGTSKYRQDVELVPTSVDVDKSSFAVDKVSYELGTDLQLNAHVDGAGTVDAPMVFLGYGLSLPKKHIDDVAGENLKGKVVVIYGAAPENVLGPQRAYARIAGERWKALHAAGAIGMVLFTPPRPGAPPSPVATPRNAPPPVMLFADPALESLPGLKVYAALTEKGATRLFASAGKSFAEIKATGDAGKPLPHFAFPGTLHAVTAVKTGEHLHAPNVVGLMEGSDPKLKKEYLVISAHLDHLGIGRAVEGDTIYNGAMDNASGVASLIETARLLAAGPRPKRSILFVALSAEEMGELGSQYFASKPTVPKPAIVGDLNMDMYLPLFPLRYLEIQGLGESTLGNDARAVCQLNDVEPQFDKQPDENRFIRSDQVNFVKQGIPALAFKFGWTPDSPEEKTFNDWVKVRYHRPSDDLQQPVDKVGAAQFSSLLAQLALRVADAKARPEWYPESSFAATRMAAK; this is encoded by the coding sequence ATGCCATACTGCCTTCACATCGATTTCCCGGAGCTTGTGTTGACGCCGAAGCCGCTGCTTGCCTCAGTCCTTGTTCTCACTTCCGCCCTCTCTGCCCAGACCCCCGGTCCGGTCAAAGACTGGACACCCGCCGCCAACGCCTGGTGGTCCCACGTGCAGTACCTTGCCGACGACAAACTGGAGGGCCGCCGCGCCGGTTCCCCCGGCTACTTCAAGGCTGTGGAATACGTGGAAAGCCAGTTCCAAAACATCGGCTTAAAGCCCGCAGGAACCAGTAAATACAGGCAGGATGTCGAGTTAGTGCCCACCAGCGTCGATGTGGATAAATCGAGCTTCGCTGTGGATAAAGTCTCGTACGAGCTAGGCACGGACCTGCAACTGAACGCCCACGTCGACGGCGCCGGAACCGTCGACGCGCCCATGGTCTTCCTTGGCTACGGTCTGTCCCTCCCGAAAAAGCACATTGACGATGTCGCGGGGGAAAACCTGAAGGGCAAGGTCGTCGTTATCTACGGCGCCGCACCGGAGAACGTCCTGGGCCCACAGCGCGCCTATGCGCGCATCGCCGGCGAACGTTGGAAGGCCCTGCACGCCGCCGGAGCTATCGGCATGGTGCTGTTCACGCCGCCACGCCCGGGCGCTCCGCCCAGCCCCGTGGCCACTCCGCGCAACGCCCCACCGCCGGTGATGCTCTTCGCCGACCCCGCGCTTGAAAGCCTGCCTGGCCTGAAGGTCTACGCCGCGCTTACGGAAAAGGGAGCCACCAGGCTCTTCGCCTCCGCGGGCAAAAGCTTTGCCGAGATCAAGGCTACGGGTGACGCCGGAAAACCCCTGCCCCACTTCGCCTTTCCCGGGACGCTGCACGCCGTCACCGCCGTCAAAACCGGCGAACACCTGCACGCGCCCAACGTTGTCGGCCTGATGGAAGGCTCTGACCCGAAGCTGAAGAAGGAGTACCTGGTCATCAGCGCCCATCTGGACCACCTGGGCATTGGCCGCGCCGTCGAGGGCGACACCATCTACAACGGCGCCATGGACAACGCCTCCGGCGTCGCCTCGCTGATCGAAACAGCCAGGCTGCTGGCCGCCGGGCCACGCCCGAAGCGGTCCATCCTCTTCGTGGCACTCTCGGCCGAGGAGATGGGCGAGCTCGGCTCGCAGTACTTTGCCTCTAAACCCACCGTGCCGAAACCGGCCATCGTCGGCGATCTGAACATGGACATGTACCTGCCGCTGTTCCCGCTGCGCTACCTGGAGATTCAGGGCCTGGGCGAGTCCACGCTGGGCAACGACGCCCGCGCCGTCTGCCAGTTGAACGACGTGGAGCCGCAGTTCGATAAGCAGCCGGACGAGAACCGCTTCATCCGTAGCGACCAGGTGAACTTTGTGAAGCAGGGCATCCCCGCGCTGGCCTTCAAGTTTGGCTGGACGCCGGACTCACCCGAGGAAAAGACCTTCAACGACTGGGTGAAGGTGCGCTATCACCGCCCGTCGGACGATCTGCAGCAGCCGGTGGACAAGGTGGGCGCAGCACAGTTCTCCAGCCTGCTGGCGCAACTGGCCCTGCGGGTCGCGGATGCAAAGGCGCGCCCGGAGTGGTACCCGGAGAGCTCGTTTGCGGCGACCAGAATGGCAGCGAAATAG